The Candidatus Pelagibacter sp. IMCC9063 genome has a window encoding:
- a CDS encoding pyridoxamine 5'-phosphate oxidase family protein — translation MSKEDPEFYNNKNLILDEIWTLLSKGVTDRNEDFRLPAVVLNSKQGPDARIVVLRGAFKDKNTLRFHTDIRSDKIKFIKNNNQIYFLFYNKERKIQVRAAGTAAIHYKDDLTKEVWERTQVISRKCYLATNAPGTTSEDPTSGIPEQYVGKNVPKEESESGYENFSIIESKIHSFEWLYLASKGHRRAKIELGNNDSKAHWVTP, via the coding sequence ATGAGCAAAGAAGATCCTGAATTTTATAACAACAAGAATCTAATCCTTGATGAAATATGGACTCTACTTTCTAAAGGTGTAACAGATAGAAATGAAGACTTTAGACTTCCTGCTGTTGTTCTTAATTCTAAACAGGGACCCGATGCTAGAATTGTAGTGTTGCGCGGAGCTTTTAAAGATAAAAATACATTAAGATTTCATACAGATATTAGATCGGACAAAATAAAATTTATTAAAAATAACAATCAAATCTATTTTCTTTTTTATAATAAAGAGAGAAAAATTCAGGTGAGAGCCGCAGGTACTGCCGCTATTCATTATAAGGATGATCTGACCAAAGAGGTTTGGGAGAGAACTCAAGTAATTAGTAGAAAATGCTATTTAGCAACTAATGCCCCAGGAACAACAAGCGAAGATCCAACTTCTGGAATACCAGAGCAATATGTTGGGAAAAATGTTCCAAAGGAAGAAAGTGAGTCTGGGTATGAAAATTTTTCCATAATAGAAAGCAAAATTCATTCTTTTGAATGGCTGTATTTAGCATCGAAAGGTCATAGAAGAGCCAAAATTGAATTGGGCAACAACGACTCCAAAGCTCATTGGGTAACTCCTTAA
- a CDS encoding tripartite tricarboxylate transporter permease codes for MINFGDLMEGVGLLISWKMPLAIFSGMLLGLIIGVIPGMTAALGLAIILPLTLSLDALTALILMTSVYTGSLTGGGILAILINTPGTPGAVATTLDGYPMTRKGLHNEALGLQISSSVIGGFLSYLVLLFAIEPMTWLALKFGSSEMLALTIFVIVFIGILQGKYLSRAIFAGVFGILVSNIGTSVSTGVARGTFGFAELEDGVPLIICIIGMFAIPELLSLVNRKSISDEDVQKEHNIQDLFKGIYKAIKKVKIWLTGSIVGIFVGVLPAAGAAIASLSSYSLAKKFSKNKENFGKGEPDGVVAAESANNASEGGSMAILLSLGIPGSASTAVILGGFMLHGLVPGGGLFRDNGPLVYGLIVGNLLQMIFLGFFAAFIAFYVGKIVKVKSYLLVPLLIILMSIGSFAYRNLIFDVYILFIFGIIGWYLKKFEFTPLSFMIGLFLGRQIDEDIERVIILFSDNPLKVFESTITSVITLFTVLSLCYYFFFKNKNKKN; via the coding sequence ATGATAAATTTTGGAGATTTAATGGAGGGTGTTGGTCTTTTAATATCTTGGAAAATGCCCTTGGCAATTTTTTCTGGGATGTTGCTAGGTTTAATTATTGGAGTTATTCCTGGTATGACAGCTGCTTTAGGTTTAGCTATTATTTTACCACTAACACTTTCTTTAGATGCCTTAACTGCTCTAATATTAATGACATCGGTTTATACTGGTAGCTTAACAGGGGGGGGGATTTTAGCTATTTTAATTAATACACCAGGAACACCTGGGGCTGTTGCCACAACGCTCGATGGTTATCCAATGACTAGAAAAGGATTACACAATGAAGCACTGGGGTTACAAATTTCATCTTCTGTAATAGGAGGTTTTCTATCATATCTTGTATTACTTTTTGCAATTGAGCCAATGACCTGGTTGGCTTTAAAATTTGGTTCTTCTGAAATGTTAGCATTAACAATATTTGTAATTGTTTTTATAGGTATTCTCCAAGGAAAATATCTTAGCAGAGCAATATTTGCAGGCGTGTTTGGCATTCTAGTTTCTAATATTGGTACTAGCGTTTCAACCGGTGTTGCAAGAGGAACTTTTGGTTTTGCAGAACTTGAAGATGGGGTTCCTTTAATTATTTGTATTATAGGTATGTTTGCAATTCCAGAATTGCTCTCATTGGTCAATAGAAAATCAATATCTGATGAGGATGTACAAAAAGAACATAACATCCAAGATTTGTTTAAAGGGATATACAAAGCTATTAAGAAAGTTAAAATTTGGTTAACTGGAAGCATTGTTGGTATTTTTGTAGGTGTTTTACCTGCTGCGGGTGCAGCTATAGCTTCCTTATCTAGTTATTCACTTGCAAAAAAGTTTTCAAAAAATAAAGAAAATTTTGGAAAAGGTGAGCCAGACGGGGTTGTTGCGGCAGAAAGTGCAAACAATGCATCTGAAGGAGGATCAATGGCTATATTGCTTTCTCTTGGTATTCCTGGAAGCGCATCTACAGCTGTTATTTTAGGAGGTTTTATGTTGCACGGCTTGGTTCCAGGTGGCGGGTTGTTCAGAGATAATGGGCCTTTAGTTTATGGCTTAATAGTTGGGAATCTTTTACAAATGATTTTTTTGGGTTTTTTTGCAGCTTTCATAGCTTTTTATGTTGGAAAAATCGTCAAGGTAAAGTCCTACTTGCTTGTTCCACTTTTAATTATCCTAATGTCCATAGGCTCATTCGCTTATAGAAATTTAATTTTTGATGTTTATATACTTTTTATTTTTGGTATCATTGGATGGTATCTTAAAAAATTTGAATTTACGCCTTTAAGTTTTATGATTGGTCTTTTTTTAGGAAGACAAATTGATGAGGACATTGAAAGAGTAATAATTTTATTTTCAGACAATCCTTTAAAAGTTTTCGAGAGTACAATTACTTCTGTAATAACTTTATTTACAGTTCTTTCTTTGTGCTATTATTTTTTCTTTAAAAATAAAAATAAAAAAAATTGA